The Cellulomonas sp. S1-8 genome has a window encoding:
- a CDS encoding spore germination protein GerW family protein, giving the protein MTERSFDPAGLTRVAQDTFTVRRVFGEAYERDGQLVVPVARVTGLTGAGAGSGGGDVTPGADHGTEQREGGPGGRAAHGTGDGGGGGFAAHVTPVGVFVVDDDGAHWRPAVDVNRVVLGWQVVATLVGCVGALAWAVRRR; this is encoded by the coding sequence ATGACCGAGCGCAGCTTCGACCCGGCCGGCCTGACCCGCGTCGCACAGGACACGTTCACCGTCCGCCGCGTGTTCGGCGAGGCGTACGAGCGTGACGGGCAGCTCGTCGTGCCCGTGGCGCGTGTGACCGGCCTGACGGGTGCCGGTGCGGGCAGCGGCGGCGGCGACGTGACACCCGGCGCCGACCACGGCACCGAGCAGCGGGAGGGTGGCCCCGGCGGGCGCGCGGCGCACGGCACGGGCGACGGCGGCGGTGGTGGGTTCGCCGCGCACGTCACACCCGTCGGCGTGTTCGTCGTCGACGACGACGGTGCGCACTGGCGGCCGGCGGTGGACGTGAACCGCGTGGTCCTCGGCTGGCAGGTCGTCGCGACGCTGGTCGGCTGCGTGGGTGCGCTGGCCTGGGCGGTGCGCCGGCGCTGA
- a CDS encoding S1C family serine protease encodes MRTTRVGALALVALVALLAGCAYLPDPPAPVPSSVVPSAAPVPTAAAEGSQLSPDGFDAAQRMAVRIRNIGCGGLSTGSGFALDEHTLITNRHVVADSAELQLSTYDGRDVAAEAASTAALADLAVVRTVDALPAAPLLADADPQVGDPVTVVGYPLGRQLTITDGRVYAAVTDPLNANLGEVLITDAAVEPGSSGSAALDAEGRVIGVVYAKNVDGMSYLVPVSTLRAMLGDDQAFAPAPTCG; translated from the coding sequence ATGAGGACCACCCGGGTCGGCGCGCTCGCGCTCGTCGCGCTCGTCGCGCTCCTCGCAGGGTGCGCGTACCTGCCCGACCCGCCGGCGCCCGTGCCGTCCAGCGTGGTGCCGAGCGCGGCACCGGTGCCGACCGCGGCGGCGGAGGGCTCGCAGCTCTCCCCCGACGGCTTCGACGCCGCGCAGCGCATGGCGGTCCGGATCCGCAACATCGGCTGTGGCGGCCTGTCGACGGGGTCGGGCTTCGCGCTCGACGAGCACACGCTCATCACCAACCGGCACGTCGTCGCGGACTCGGCCGAGCTCCAGCTCAGCACGTACGACGGGCGCGACGTGGCCGCCGAGGCCGCCAGCACCGCCGCCCTGGCGGACCTCGCGGTCGTCCGCACGGTCGACGCGCTGCCCGCGGCACCCTTGCTCGCCGACGCGGACCCGCAGGTCGGCGACCCGGTCACCGTCGTCGGCTACCCGTTGGGCCGCCAGCTGACCATCACCGACGGCCGCGTCTACGCCGCGGTCACCGACCCGTTGAACGCGAACCTCGGCGAGGTGCTCATCACCGACGCGGCGGTCGAACCGGGCAGCTCGGGGTCGGCCGCCCTCGACGCCGAGGGCCGCGTCATCGGGGTCGTCTACGCCAAGAACGTGGACGGCATGAGCTACCTGGTGCCCGTGAGCACGCTGCGGGCCATGCTGGGTGACGACCAGGCGTTCGCCCCGGCACCGACCTGCGGCTGA